The sequence CACGAAGAGCTGGACCATCGCGTCCAGGGCATTCAGGCCTTCGTGCGGGGTGGCGGCAGCGTGGGCCGCCCTGCCCAGGAAGCGGAGCTTCAGGCGGAAGGAGGCCAGCGAGGCGCGCACCGCCAGGGTGGCATTGCTGGGATGAAACATGAGCGCGGCGTCCACCCCGGCAAAGGCTCCCCGCTCCAGCAGAATGATCTTTCCCCCGCCACCCTCCTCCGCAGGGGTACCCAGCACGACCACGCGCCCCGGCACCCGGTCGAGGACCCGCCGCAGGCCGACAGCGGCTCCCAGCGCGCCGGTGCAGATCAGGTTGTGTCCGCAGCCGTGGCCCAGCTCCGGGAGCGCATCGTACTCGGCCAGCAGGGCCACGGTGGGGCCGCTCCTGATACCCTGCGCTTCCGCCCGGAAGGCGGTCTCCAGCCCCGCCGTGGGCCGCTCCACGGTGTAGCCGTAGCGGCGCAGGGCCGCGCAGAGCACCTCCGCCGAGCGGTACTCCTGGAAGGCCACTTCCGGGTGGGCGTGGATGTCCAGCGCCAGCGCCCACAGGTCGGGGGCGGACTCGTCAATGGCCGCCAGCACCTCCTGCCGCAGCGATGCGATGGCCATCTTCATGGCGCCTCCCCGCGGACACGGGCGAAGCGGCGCTTGCCCACCCGTACGAGCATCCCCTCGCGCACTTCCACCTCCGCGTCCACGTCGCCGATCCGCTCCCCGTCCACGGCCACCCCCCCCTGGCTGATGAGCCGGCGGGCCTCGCTCTGGCTCTTCGCCAAAGCCAGCTCCACCAGCAGGCGCGTCGCCTTGCGCCGCACGGTCGCCCCACCGCGTAGCCCGGCCACCCGCACCTCCGGCACC comes from Armatimonadota bacterium and encodes:
- a CDS encoding M20 family metallopeptidase, giving the protein MKMAIASLRQEVLAAIDESAPDLWALALDIHAHPEVAFQEYRSAEVLCAALRRYGYTVERPTAGLETAFRAEAQGIRSGPTVALLAEYDALPELGHGCGHNLICTGALGAAVGLRRVLDRVPGRVVVLGTPAEEGGGGKIILLERGAFAGVDAALMFHPSNATLAVRASLASFRLKLRFLGRAAHAAATPHEGLNALDAMVQLFVAIGLLRQQLRDDARVHGIITYGGAAPNVIPDRTEALFSVRAMDRPYAEEVLRRVVDCARGAALATGTTVEHEAVPAYEAIRPNQPLAQAFARHLESLGWPQDTQPERPRMGSTDMGNVSHALPAIHPYVRIGSRELRGHSPEFREAAASEEGRRAMLAAAKALALTALDVLVDPGFLAEVRRDFASAASSASSSGR